The following proteins come from a genomic window of Lycium ferocissimum isolate CSIRO_LF1 chromosome 4, AGI_CSIRO_Lferr_CH_V1, whole genome shotgun sequence:
- the LOC132053712 gene encoding uncharacterized protein LOC132053712, whose amino-acid sequence MSDIQKYDGTTDPQEHVTSYTYAIKGSDVEEDEMDSVLLKKFGETLWKGTLTWYDHLPKHSITSFEMLTDAFIKAHAMAKKVQARKANIFRIAQRDDELLREFVNRFQRERMELPPVPEEWAAQAFTKGLNPRSSTASFKLNENLLEYEAVTWSDVHNRYESKIRVEDDQLELPLVPINMSKSSERSRKVYEPETQSLRERYRPYSYLEKSSFRSKRSRVGPNHFSGRGDKRVERPSNSLDLSFRSDVGSSASNKDPPSISEYNFNINTSDLVSAIGRIMEARWPRPLRSDPGQRDPSVVCEYHETHGHKTEYCRQLREEVARLLKNGHLREFLSERAKSHYKERESHKRAEPIEPQHVINMIIGGTDAPRGPVMKRTKVSVVREKRNRDYVPEGSISFSNEDAEG is encoded by the coding sequence atgtcGGATATCCAGAAATACGATGGCACGACGGACCCACAGGAACACGTGACTTCGTACACCTATGCCATAAAAGGCAGTGACGTTGAAGAGGATGAAATGGATTCcgtgttgttgaaaaagtttgggGAAACCCTATGGAAAGGAACGCTGACCTGGTATGACCATCTGCCCAagcattcaatcacttcctTCGAAATGCTCACAGATGCGTTCATAAAAGCCCATGCCATGGCTAAAAAGGTGCAGGCACGGAAAGCGAACATCTTTCGCatagcccaaagggatgatGAGTTATTACGAGAATTTGTGAACcgtttccaaagggaacggatggagctcCCTCCGGTTCCGGAGGAATGGGCTGCACAAGCTTTTACCAAAGGGCTTAATCCTCGGAGCTCGACGGCCTCATTTAAACTGAATGAAAACTTGTTGGAATATGAGGCTGTAACCTGGTCAGATGTTCATAATAGGTACGAATCAAAGATCCGAGTAGAGGATGACCAACTCGAGCTTCCCCTGGTACCCATAAATATGAGCAAAAGCTCTGAAAGGTCGAGGAAAGTTTACGAGCCAGAGACGCAATCATTGAGGGAAAGATACCGGCCATACTCTTATTTGGAAAAATCGAGCTTCAGATCGAAAAGATCAAGGGTTGGCCCCAATCACTTTTCTGGTCGGGGTGATAAACGGGTCGAGCGCCCGTCGAACAGTCTAGATCTATCGTTTAGAAGCGATGTCGGGAGCTCAGCTAGCAACAAAGACCCGCCAAGTATatcggagtacaacttcaacatcaataCCTCGGATCTCGTCTCAGCTATCGGCCGTATCATGGAAGCAAGATGGCCTAGGCCATTGAGGTCAGACCCGGGTCAACGGGACCCAAGCGTGGTGTGTGAATATCATGAAACCCATGGGCACAAAACTGAGTATTGTCGCCAACTAAGGGAGGAAGTGGCTCGCTTATTGAAGAATGGCCACCTTCGAGAATTCCTGAGTGAACGAGCTAAAAGCCACTACAAGGAAAGGGAATCTCACAAAAGGGCCGAACCGATAGAACCTCAACATGTGATCAACATGATAATTGGGGGAACAGATGCTCCTCGGGGGCCGGTTATGAAACGAACAAAGGTTTCAGTTGTGCGTGAGAAGCGCAATCGGGATTACGTACCCGAGGGTTCCATCTCCTTCAGCAACGAggatgcagaag